The sequence CTGCTTATGATATAGGGATGCACTGAATCCCCAAGAAATTAAGGTCAGTCTTATTAATAATGATGTGTTGAAGGGAAGTCCTCCTTGTTCTTTTACCacaggggaagagaagaaaacctAAGGCTCCACAGGGCTGCTGGGAACCACctgtggtttctctctctctcttttttctcgtTGTTCACATAGCTCTTCTTATATAGCCTCGTATTATGGTTATGTGTAATTATTTCTACTATAGCTCCCCCCGAGGAACACTTCTTAGCCTTCTTTGTATTTAGAACTAATACTGAGCTGTGAGCATTGGTAGAACTAAACCagttattaaaatttagaaacacTTATGTTTGAGCTACTACCCCGGGGACCATTCcaaatgcctctttttttttttttttttttttttttgagatggagtctcaccctgttacccaggctggagtgcagtggcgccatcttggctcactgcaacttccgcctcttaggttcacgcgattctcctgcctcagcctcctgagtagctgggattataagtgcccgccaccatacccggctaatttttgtatttttagtagagatagggtttcaccatgttggccaggttggtcttgaactcctggcctcaagggatccacccacctaggcctcccaaagttctgggattacaggcatgagccatcacacccggccttcCAAGTGCCTTTCTGATGCCTCAGCCACACCAGCACCTCCCTGGGACCTCCCTGTGATCTGCCAACTAAAGGGGTAGCACCTGGCAGAGGTGGGGTGTTCCTGCACTCTAGCCAGCATGATACGCTGTCCCGATGGTTAAGTATTTTGGTTGTCATCTCTGCTGTATCCTTCTCAGCTTCCATCAACCCTTTGTTGGCTGACTTCACCTGTCCTGAAATATTCAGCTGTAGTCTCCTCTCCCTACCACACCCACTTCCCTCTGAAAACTCACCAGGCTGGGCCGACAGCACCTGGCAGTGCGGATAAGGGCATGGCCTGCCCTCTGCGGTGTCAGAACTCCATTCAGAAGGCCCCTCCCCAGGTGGATGTGGTTCCAGGGGCTGGCGAGGAGTCAGGCACAACCACACTGGCTGTGAATTTGAGTAACAGGGGCCTGGGGTTTCTGGTAGCAGCCTCTTGTCCAGGCCTGGAGGTCCACAGATCAAGGGGTGTGCCTCTGGGGACCAAGGATATGCCACACTGGGGGTGTAATGGGGAAAAATCTGGCAAGCTGGGTGCACAGTTGCATCCTGGGGCCGAGAGCCAGGGGTGGGCTCGGAGGGACCCCCCCGCCTTTTCCTCTGTGGGTGTCGGGCAGAGAGGCTGGATTTTTGCAAGTTGAACAGACTGCTGGTACTGGGGCAGATGCTGGAGGCGTCAACTGGGCCAGGGGCTGGCTCAGGGAGGGCCCTGGGGCACTGTGGGTTAGAGAGCCGCCCCGAAGGGGCTGCTGAGTTGGATCTGGTGACTTGCTGATCAGGAGAAGGTGGCTCTGGCTGGGGCTGTGTCCGAGGAATAGGAGGCCTGGACTGGGGGACTCCGGTTTCTGGGCCAGGCTTCCTGCCATGCCACTGGAACCGCTTTTTGTAGTGGTGGTGCCGGTGGCGGTGGTAGTGGACATGGCTGGAAACCTGGGTTTCCCCTGTGGGCACCACCGAGTCCAAGGAACGAGGCCGAGAGGTCACACTAGGCTGCATGTCCACTCGCTGGGGATCCCCTTTAGGGCTGCAGTACACTAGGGGGTCAAAGTCACTGCTTAGGGAGCTGCAGAAAGTAGAACTGCTGCCATGGACCCCCTGTAGGCTGATGTCCGTGCAGTTGACCACAGAGTCACTGGAAGAGCCATGACAGGGCCCTGAGCTGGAGTCACTGGCTGGCCCATCTGCCAGGTACCCACTGCGTTCTGTGCAATAGCTTTCTCCAGATCCACTGCTGTCAGGGGGCCTGGCCCGGCGTAGGGGCACTGGGCAAGCAGCAGGGTGCTGTGAGGTGGATTGGAGGTGGCTCAGTCCCCAGCCTTGTGCATAGGGGTGCTGGGCTCCTGCCAGGCGCTGCTGCTCTCCTGGAGCCCGGGGATGTGCAGCTCTGGGGAAGCGGTGATGCCGAGGGCCCATGCCTGGCTCCTGGGATGGCAGGAAGGGACCAGGTCGTGGGGgccgagccactgcactccgggaAGGGCCCAACAGGTAGGCAGCAGGGAGGTGGTAGTGGGCATGGCCGGGATGCTGGCGAATGAGGTGGAGTCTTCGACCTGGTTCTTGGTAAGATCGAGAGGGTCCCAGGGACTGGGAAAATGAATCTCCCTCTGGAAAAAAGAACCAAGAGCACAGATGTTTAACTCTACAAACCTACAGAGAATGCATTCAGAAAGACATGGCTGTAGCTAATCTATTTGACCCTGAGTAGCCTGTGAGCTCAGAGTTTGGGGGATCAAGGACGTGCCTAAGCTGCCTGTGCTCTGGGACTCCTTTGTTCCCTCCAGTCAGGTTGCCTGCCCTGGGAGGGCCACTATGCGTGTCAATCCCTAAACCTCCCCTCAGCCATTTGGAGCTCTTTCACCCAGGGCCACTGTTAGCCCATAGGGCACCTGTGGGTACCTTAGAAAAAGGTTCTCTTTCCTCAAgatatttatttcactttcatcTTTTAGAAAATTATGTTAACATACTGATTTTGTTAGAATAGAATATTTTATTGCCagaaaattggaataataaacatataaatcacCCAGATTTAGAATCAACAAACTTGCcatgaaatacaaataatttttacaataataaaGATTAtctacggccgggcgcggtggctcatgcctgtaatcccagcacttgggaggacaaggcgggcgggtcacaaggtcaggagatcgagaccatcctggctaacatggtgaaaccctgtctctactaaaagtccaaaaaaaaaaaaaattagctgggcatggtggcgggcgcctatagtcccagctactccggaggctgaggcaggagaatggcgtgaacctgggaggcggagcttgcagtgagccaagatcgcgccactgcactccagcctgggcgacagagcgagactccaactcaaaaaataataataataataataataataaagatatctacatgccaggcacggtggctcacgcctgtaatcccagcactttgggaggccaaggtaggcagatcacctgaggtcagcagtttgagaccagcctgaccaacatggagaaaccccgtctctactaaaaatacaaaattagccaggcatggtggcgcatgcctgtaatctcagctactcgggaggctgaggcaggagaatcgcttgaacccaggaggaggaggttgcggtgaaccgagatcacgccattgcactccagcctgggcaatgagagtgaaactccgtctcaaaaaataaaaattaaaattaaaaaataaataaataaagatatttacattttgaatgACGCTTCCCCTCGAGTGAGGCACTCTGGAGCAGTGTACAGCCCATACAACTATGGTGGCAGTTCTGCTTTCTCCCCAGCTTCAAGGCTGCAACCCTTTCCCAAAGGGAAGCCACATTCTAGACCTGTCTGCCTACACAGAGGGGAGTCCTTGGCCCACCTCCTACCTGTGATGTTGAACATGCAGAGGGGGCAAGTCCGATGCTGATGTAACCAGGGGTCCACACAGTTACGATGGAACTCATGGAGGCAGGAAATGACCCGTAGCTCCTGGAGAAAAAGAGGGGGTCCAAACCAAAGGCTTCTGTAGCCATAGGAATTGCCAGGAATCAGGACATCCCCCAACTCCCTTAGGCCTCTCCTTGCTATTATCTACTTGTAAAAGACCTCACAGTAGAATAGGAATGGTATGAGCTTTGGCATCACATAGACCTGGATTTTGCACTTAGCTGCATGACGTTGGGCAACTTTCTTAACAGACAGTTTTCtgctgtaaaatgaagataaaaaaatgaatctaACCCCACCCTTCATTGCCATGGGtctaaaatgagataatgcatccAAAgcaccactgcagcctggcaCGTGGTACACTCTCAACAAACAATAGTGCTCTTTCACTGGAAGGTCAGAAAAGTGACCAAACTTCAGGCTGGTCCCTGATCTCTGCCTCATGCAGGACACATGGGAAACAGATGTAGCCAGGGTACCCATACCAGCCCCTAGgcctgcccacccctcccccagcttcaATCTCCCCAGTCTGGTCATGGAGGTGAACCACAAGACCTGCCTTACCTGCCCCTCAGAGAACTCCTCCAGACAGATGGCACACACAGGGGCTGAGCTGCAGCTGCTCCCTGAGTCTGGCCACTCACCCCGGGCCTGCCTGCAGCTGGCCTGGTACCTCCTGGTGGCCAGCTGGCTGATGGCCCAGGCTGTTCTCTGCTGAAGCGGATCCTGGGAAGAGGAATGGGGCTCAGATTGGGGCATgggctccccttccctccctctctggaCCCAAGCTTGGACTCCGTTCCCAGTCACTCAGGTAGATCACATGGCCAGTTGAACATCCTTAGGAGTTCGTCTCCTCGGAGCTCATATGTGGCTCTGCCAAGCATGCCAAGCTCTCCCAGTCCACCCACCTGCTTATACC comes from Homo sapiens chromosome 17, GRCh38.p14 Primary Assembly and encodes:
- the RNF43 gene encoding E3 ubiquitin-protein ligase RNF43 isoform 4 precursor (isoform 4 precursor is encoded by transcript variant 5); the protein is MSGGHQLQLAALWPWLLMATLQAGFGRTGLVLAAAVESERSAEQKAIIRVIPLKMDPTGKLNLTLEGVFAGVAEITPAEGKLMQSHPLYLCNASDDDNLEPGFISIVKLESPRRAPRPCLSLASKARMAGERGASAVLFDITEDRAAAEQLQQPLGLTWPVVLIWGNDAEKLMEFVYKNQKAHVRIELKEPPAWPDYDVWILMTVVGTIFVIILASVLRIRCRPRHSRPDPLQQRTAWAISQLATRRYQASCRQARGEWPDSGSSCSSAPVCAICLEEFSEGQELRVISCLHEFHRNCVDPWLHQHRTCPLCMFNITEGDSFSQSLGPSRSYQEPGRRLHLIRQHPGHAHYHLPAAYLLGPSRSAVARPPRPGPFLPSQEPGMGPRHHRFPRAAHPRAPGEQQRLAGAQHPYAQGWGLSHLQSTSQHPAACPVPLRRARPPDSSGSGESYCTERSGYLADGPASDSSSGPCHGSSSDSVVNCTDISLQGVHGSSSTFCSSLSSDFDPLVYCSPKGDPQRVDMQPSVTSRPRSLDSVVPTGETQVSSHVHYHRHRHHHYKKRFQWHGRKPGPETGVPQSRPPIPRTQPQPEPPSPDQQVTRSNSAAPSGRLSNPQCPRALPEPAPGPVDASSICPSTSSLFNLQKSSLSARHPQRKRRGGPSEPTPGSRPQDATVHPACQIFPHYTPSVAYPWSPEAHPLICGPPGLDKRLLPETPGPCYSNSQPVWLCLTPRQPLEPHPPGEGPSEWSSDTAEGRPCPYPHCQVLSAQPGEFSEGSGCGRERRLQLNISGQVKSANKGLMEAEKDTAEMTTKILNHRDSVSCWLECRNTPPLPGATPLVGRSQGGPREVLVWLRHQKGTWKAGCDGSCL
- the RNF43 gene encoding E3 ubiquitin-protein ligase RNF43 isoform 3 (isoform 3 is encoded by transcript variant 4) yields the protein MAGERGASAVLFDITEDRAAAEQLQQPLGLTWPVVLIWGNDAEKLMEFVYKNQKAHVRIELKEPPAWPDYDVWILMTVVGTIFVIILASVLRIRCRPRHSRPDPLQQRTAWAISQLATRRYQASCRQARGEWPDSGSSCSSAPVCAICLEEFSEGQELRVISCLHEFHRNCVDPWLHQHRTCPLCMFNITEGDSFSQSLGPSRSYQEPGRRLHLIRQHPGHAHYHLPAAYLLGPSRSAVARPPRPGPFLPSQEPGMGPRHHRFPRAAHPRAPGEQQRLAGAQHPYAQGWGLSHLQSTSQHPAACPVPLRRARPPDSSGSGESYCTERSGYLADGPASDSSSGPCHGSSSDSVVNCTDISLQGVHGSSSTFCSSLSSDFDPLVYCSPKGDPQRVDMQPSVTSRPRSLDSVVPTGETQVSSHVHYHRHRHHHYKKRFQWHGRKPGPETGVPQSRPPIPRTQPQPEPPSPDQQVTRSNSAAPSGRLSNPQCPRALPEPAPGPVDASSICPSTSSLFNLQKSSLSARHPQRKRRGGPSEPTPGSRPQDATVHPACQIFPHYTPSVAYPWSPEAHPLICGPPGLDKRLLPETPGPCYSNSQPVWLCLTPRQPLEPHPPGEGPSEWSSDTAEGRPCPYPHCQVLSAQPGEFSEGSGCGRERRLQLNISGQVKSANKGLMEAEKDTAEMTTKILNHRDSVSCWLECRNTPPLPGATPLVGRSQGGPREVLVWLRHQKGTWKAGCDGSCL
- the RNF43 gene encoding E3 ubiquitin-protein ligase RNF43 isoform X2, whose amino-acid sequence is MSGGHQLQLAALWPWLLMATLQAGFGRTGLVLAAAVESERSAEQKAIIRVIPLKMDPTGKLNLTLEGVFAGVAEITPAEGKLMQSHPLYLCNASDDDNLEPGFISIVKLESPRRAPRPCLSLASKARMAGERGASAVLFDITEDRAAAEQLQQPLGLTWPVVLIWGNDAEKLMEFVYKNQKAHVRIELKEPPAWPDYDVWILMTVVGTIFVIILASVLRIRCRPRHSRPDPLQQRTAWAISQLATRRYQASCRQARGEWPDSGSSCSSAPVCAICLEEFSEGQELRVISCLHEFHRNCVDPWLHQHRTCPLCMFNITEGDSFSQSLGPSRSYQEPGRRLHLIRQHPGHAHYHLPAAYLLGPSRSAVARPPRPGPFLPSQEPGMGPRHHRFPRAAHPRAPGEQQRLAGAQHPYAQGWGLSHLQSTSQHPAACPVPLRRARPPDSSGSGESYCTERSGYLADGPASDSSSGPCHGSSSDSVVNCTDISLQGVHGSSSTFCSSLSSDFDPLVYCSPKGDPQRVDMQPSVTSRPRSLDSVVPTGETQVSSHVHYHRHRHHHYKKRFQWHGRKPGPETGVPQSRPPIPRTQPQPEPPSPDQQVTRSNSAAPSGRLSNPQCPRALPEPAPGPVDASSICPSTSSLFNLQKSSLSARHPQRKRRGGPSEPTPGSRPQDATVHPACQIFPHYTPSVAYPWSPEAHPLICGPPGLDKRLLPETPGPCYSNSQPVWLCLTPRQPLEPHPPGEGPSEWSSDTAEGRPCPYPHCQVLSAQPGSEEELEELCEQAV
- the RNF43 gene encoding E3 ubiquitin-protein ligase RNF43 isoform 2 (isoform 2 is encoded by transcript variant 3); protein product: MAGERGASAVLFDITEDRAAAEQLQQPLGLTWPVVLIWGNDAEKLMEFVYKNQKAHVRIELKEPPAWPDYDVWILMTVVGTIFVIILASVLRIRCRPRHSRPDPLQQRTAWAISQLATRRYQASCRQARGEWPDSGSSCSSAPVCAICLEEFSEGQELRVISCLHEFHRNCVDPWLHQHRTCPLCMFNITEGDSFSQSLGPSRSYQEPGRRLHLIRQHPGHAHYHLPAAYLLGPSRSAVARPPRPGPFLPSQEPGMGPRHHRFPRAAHPRAPGEQQRLAGAQHPYAQGWGLSHLQSTSQHPAACPVPLRRARPPDSSGSGESYCTERSGYLADGPASDSSSGPCHGSSSDSVVNCTDISLQGVHGSSSTFCSSLSSDFDPLVYCSPKGDPQRVDMQPSVTSRPRSLDSVVPTGETQVSSHVHYHRHRHHHYKKRFQWHGRKPGPETGVPQSRPPIPRTQPQPEPPSPDQQVTRSNSAAPSGRLSNPQCPRALPEPAPGPVDASSICPSTSSLFNLQKSSLSARHPQRKRRGGPSEPTPGSRPQDATVHPACQIFPHYTPSVAYPWSPEAHPLICGPPGLDKRLLPETPGPCYSNSQPVWLCLTPRQPLEPHPPGEGPSEWSSDTAEGRPCPYPHCQVLSAQPGSEEELEELCEQAV